The Clostridium beijerinckii genomic sequence TTAGAATTACCATTTGATATACATAAGAAAGTAATAGAATTTAAAGACTACGATTATGGGGTTTGGTACTTAGATGCAACAGAATATCCAGAAAAGTATGATGGTAAAAATATAAAGGTAAAAGGTCTTGCTTATAGCAACCCTAAGTATCCTAAAGGTGTTTTTGCATTTGGCAGAAATGCAATGACTTGCTGTGAAGATGATATATCATTTTTAGGTATCCTGTGTCAAACGAGTAAGGCATTTAATTTTAAAGATAAGGAATGGATCGAGTTAGAAGGTATAATTCATAAAAAATATATACAGCAAGAACAAAGGGAGATTCCATATATAGTGGTTCAAGATTATAAAAAAATAGATAAGCTTGAGGAAGAATTAGTTTATTTTTAATAGATTAGCCATGTATATAAACTTAATATATAAAAGCAGGTACATTGGAGATTTTCTTAATATACCTGCTTTTTCTGTTTGTTAAATTTATAAATTTGTTGAAAGTTTTTAATTAATACTGGTGTCTTTTTCGATAAACTTTGCAACTCCATCATCATCGAAGCTTGAGATGACACTTGTTGCAACCGCCTTTGCTTCAGAAACTCCGTTTTCAGGAACATACGAACGATCTGCAGATTGTAACATTTCAATGTCATTAAAATTATCCCCAAAAGCGATTACTTCATTTGCGCCAATCAGTTCCTTTAATTCTTTTATAGCAATGGCCTTAGATGCTTTAGAACTAAATATATCTAAAAAGTAATTATCTTTATATACATTTTTGTTAGGAACACATTTTAATATAGAGTTATCTAAAATGCAATTTTCAACATTTTTTATACGATCAAAAGAACCATACAAAACAAAATATAAAATTGTATACCCATCCTTTGGAACTTGTTCAAAATCATCGTATTGATGACAACGACCTTTGTATAATAAATGCCTTTCTGCAAAATACTCAAGATCAGATGGGTCATCAAGATTGTTGTATATGAAGTGGATATCTCCATCTTTCAATGCATACATAAATCCATAGCTTTTATACTCATCAAATATTTTTATTAGATGATTTAACTGAGATATTGGAAATTCATTAATTTTTAGATATTGCTCTTTATTTAAATCATAAAATCCTATACCGTTATTTAATATGATAGGAATGTTAATTGGAATTTCACTTATCAATCTTTTTGCAGCCTGAAGGTTTCGTGCAGTTGCAATACTAAACAATGTACCTTTTTCTATTTGTTTCTTTAAGATTTTTAGTGATGTTTCTGAAACTTCTCCATTAGAATTTAATAAGGTACCATCTAAATCTGTTACATATAATATTCTTTTATTCATTTATTGCACCCCTTTATATAAGATAGAAGATTTCTGTAAAATAAGTATTAAGAGAATTTATATTACAGTAATTTATATATTGTGAGTTTAGCATAAGAAAGCTGTCAATTCAAGGAAAATAAGGATATATAAATCCATTAAAGTTCATGAGTGCTGACATTCATGAAAAAATTGACAAATGGCTATTTTAAAATATAATTTATTATAGTATGTAATTAAAAAATAGTTAGAAGCGAAAGGACATTTTATGTATCAAGAAGAAAGATTATATGAAATATTAAATATACTTAGAGAAAAAACTGTGTTATCTAATAAAGAAATAATGGAAACATTTAATATATCAAGGGATACTGCTAGAAGAGACATTGTTAGATTAGTAGAAGAAGGAGTTGCTATTCGAACTCATGGAGGAATTGCAGTGCCATCTATAAGAACTGAAATTAAGGATTATAAGAGCCGTCTATCTATAAATTCAGAAGAAAAAATAAAATTGGGTAAATATGCAGCTAAATATGTTTCAACAAATCAAGTATGTTTCTTTGATGTGTCTACCACTATTGAAGCGTTATGTCAGTGTGTTGAGGATGATATCTCTATATATACGCATTCTTTAGACAATATGGAAATACTTGCTGAAAAAAATTGTGACGTTCATTTATTGGGTGGAAAATTGCAACGCAAAAATCGTTTTTTATATGGCAGTGGCACAATAAATCAAATCGAAGATATACATTTTGATATAGCATTTTTGGGGGCTGCAGCAATTAGTGAAGATGGAATTTATGTAGTTGATTTTGAGGATTCATATATAAAGAGAAAGGTAGCAGAAAGAAGTACTTTTGTATGTGTTATAGCTGATAGTGAAAAGTTCTTCAATTCCAGCACGTTTAAAGCCATTTCCTTTGATAGAATAGATTTATTAATAACTACAAAAGAGCCGCCTGAGAATATAGAAAAAAGAATGAAAGACTCAGGAACTGTTATTGAAATAGTGTGATTTTATAAAAAATGAGAATAAATTATTTACGCAATTTATTCTCATTTAACTTAATTAAATTTTATTTTGCTGCTTTATTAGTCCTTTTCTGTAAGCATTAAGAAGCATCTTTAAGTCATCTATTTGCTGCTTGAGAGTTACACCTACATCAGTATCTTCAACTCTTTTCCTATTTACAACTTGCTCTAGTAAGAGAGTTGTAGATAATATGTCAGTTTCTTCTTTTATGGCTGCTTCAGTGGATTCAAATGGCTGATGAGATACTAACTGAAGCCCAAAAGAGTTATATATTAACGTATATCCAGCTAGTCCAGTTTTGGGCTGATATGCTTTTGAAAAACCTCCATCTATAACTAGTAGAGTTCCGTTTGCTTTTATAGGACTTTCTCCATTTTTTTCTTCAACGGGCATGTGGCCATTTATTATATGAGATTCTGGTGAACTAAGCCCAAATTCCTTTAGTATTTTTTTGCAGATATCCTCATTATCTCTTAAGCTAAAATAGGGATCTTTCTTTTCATAATGAGTTTCTTTTTCTTCGATAAAATATTGTTCAAATATTGTCATTCTATCCTTACCAAATAATGGCGAAGAAGCACCACACCACAAATACCACATTATATCTTCTTTATTATCAGAATCATCCTTGTCTTTAGAAAAATAGGCCTCTCTTGCTAGCATATCCAATTTGTCTAAAAGTTCTTTACCGTTATATTCTTTATCAGCTATTTTGACGTTTTTAAAGCTTCCATCTTCATTTAATGGTATGAATCCATGATATAGTAAATTGGAATTAAATTTTAAATATAAACTTCCATTTGAATATAGGAATCGAACATGCTTATTATACTTATCGCTATTAATAAAAGAAGTTTTTAACTTATCGATTAATTCTTTCTCATCATAAGTAAGTTCATATGGATTTTTAGGGTCTATAGTAGGAAAAAATGAATCTTTCAATTTATGCGTTTTACCGTTTAAGTTAATAGTTCCTTCAGCATAATTAATTTTATTTAATAAAAGCCTATGATTCATATTAAATTCAGGATGCCTTAAAATCACCTGACCTTCAAGTTTAAATAATATTATAGCTATAGCTTTGTGCATTTGAGCTATTAAATTAATTTCATTAATGCTGTATTTTTTATCACAATCCATCTTAGGTAAGAAGATATTACAGGGATGATCCTTATAAAAATCCATAGAAAAAGTTGCTAGAGGGAGAAGGTTAATTCCGTATCCATTTTCTAAAGTATCCAAGTTAGCATACTTTAGAGAATTTTTTATAACATTAGCAATGCATACGTCTGAACCACAGGCAGCACCCATCCATAAGATATCATGATTTCCCCATTGGATGTCAACAGAATGATATTCAACTAAAGTATCCATAATAATATCGGCACCTGGGCCTCTATCGAATATATCCCCTAAAATATGAAGCCTGTCTATAACAAGTCTTTGTATCAATTTAGAAAGAGCAACTATAAATTCCTTTGATCTATCTGTGTCTATAATAGTTCTAATAATTTGTTCATAATATTCATATTTATCTATTCCTTTAGGCTGTTCATGTAAGAGTTCTTCTATTATGTAAGTAAAATCTTTTGGAAGAGCCTTTCTTACTTTTGAACGTGTATATTTAGAAGAGACATATCTGCATATTTCGATTAATCTATATAAATTTATTTTGTACCAATCATCTATGTTTTCTTCTTGCTTCAATACTATCTCTAATTTTTGTTCAGGATAATATATAAGGGTTGCTAAACTTTTTTTCTCACTTTGCA encodes the following:
- a CDS encoding DeoR/GlpR family DNA-binding transcription regulator; translation: MYQEERLYEILNILREKTVLSNKEIMETFNISRDTARRDIVRLVEEGVAIRTHGGIAVPSIRTEIKDYKSRLSINSEEKIKLGKYAAKYVSTNQVCFFDVSTTIEALCQCVEDDISIYTHSLDNMEILAEKNCDVHLLGGKLQRKNRFLYGSGTINQIEDIHFDIAFLGAAAISEDGIYVVDFEDSYIKRKVAERSTFVCVIADSEKFFNSSTFKAISFDRIDLLITTKEPPENIEKRMKDSGTVIEIV
- a CDS encoding HAD-IIB family hydrolase, which codes for MNKRILYVTDLDGTLLNSNGEVSETSLKILKKQIEKGTLFSIATARNLQAAKRLISEIPINIPIILNNGIGFYDLNKEQYLKINEFPISQLNHLIKIFDEYKSYGFMYALKDGDIHFIYNNLDDPSDLEYFAERHLLYKGRCHQYDDFEQVPKDGYTILYFVLYGSFDRIKNVENCILDNSILKCVPNKNVYKDNYFLDIFSSKASKAIAIKELKELIGANEVIAFGDNFNDIEMLQSADRSYVPENGVSEAKAVATSVISSFDDDGVAKFIEKDTSIN
- a CDS encoding fructose-1,6-bisphosphatase, which gives rise to MKKYDLSTNEISDNLRYLELLSKQYPTINEASTEIINLQAILNLPKGTEHFLTDIHGEYEPFIHVLKNASGVIKRKIEDLFGNSLMQSEKKSLATLIYYPEQKLEIVLKQEENIDDWYKINLYRLIEICRYVSSKYTRSKVRKALPKDFTYIIEELLHEQPKGIDKYEYYEQIIRTIIDTDRSKEFIVALSKLIQRLVIDRLHILGDIFDRGPGADIIMDTLVEYHSVDIQWGNHDILWMGAACGSDVCIANVIKNSLKYANLDTLENGYGINLLPLATFSMDFYKDHPCNIFLPKMDCDKKYSINEINLIAQMHKAIAIILFKLEGQVILRHPEFNMNHRLLLNKINYAEGTINLNGKTHKLKDSFFPTIDPKNPYELTYDEKELIDKLKTSFINSDKYNKHVRFLYSNGSLYLKFNSNLLYHGFIPLNEDGSFKNVKIADKEYNGKELLDKLDMLAREAYFSKDKDDSDNKEDIMWYLWCGASSPLFGKDRMTIFEQYFIEEKETHYEKKDPYFSLRDNEDICKKILKEFGLSSPESHIINGHMPVEEKNGESPIKANGTLLVIDGGFSKAYQPKTGLAGYTLIYNSFGLQLVSHQPFESTEAAIKEETDILSTTLLLEQVVNRKRVEDTDVGVTLKQQIDDLKMLLNAYRKGLIKQQNKI